In Curtobacterium sp. L6-1, a genomic segment contains:
- a CDS encoding 1-phosphofructokinase family hexose kinase gives MSERSTRIVTVTPNPSLDRTIELSGELQRGAVQRAVRTTAEPGGKGVNVSRVVVASGGDTVAVLPGDASDPVLAGLATRGIPTAALPIGAPLRSNVTVTEPTGTTTKLNEPGPSLAGRLDDLAELVATTAGATATGPAARWVVFAGSLPPGLPDDAYAVLVRAVRQRHGDTVGIAVDSSGLPFTALLQSGERIDLVKPNAEELAEVVGGDPDEYERDLEAAVAAAQRLRERNVGAVLLTLGSAGAVLVTDEGSHVAAAPRITARSTVGAGDSALAGYLLAEVAGASPGRRLAQAVATGAAAAALPGSDVPALDHTDPDAVSVRTLAPHAAPEHV, from the coding sequence ATGAGCGAGCGCAGCACCCGCATCGTCACCGTCACCCCGAACCCGAGCCTCGACCGCACGATCGAGCTCTCCGGCGAACTGCAGCGCGGCGCCGTGCAGCGTGCCGTCCGCACCACGGCCGAGCCCGGCGGCAAGGGCGTCAACGTCTCCCGGGTCGTCGTCGCGAGCGGTGGTGACACCGTGGCCGTGTTGCCCGGCGATGCGTCCGACCCGGTGCTCGCGGGCCTGGCGACGCGGGGCATCCCGACCGCGGCGCTGCCGATCGGTGCCCCGCTCCGCTCGAACGTCACCGTCACCGAGCCGACCGGGACCACCACGAAGCTCAACGAGCCGGGCCCCTCGCTGGCCGGGCGCCTCGACGACCTCGCCGAGCTCGTCGCCACCACCGCCGGTGCGACCGCGACCGGCCCGGCCGCGCGCTGGGTCGTGTTCGCCGGGTCGCTGCCGCCGGGCCTGCCCGACGACGCCTACGCCGTCCTGGTCCGGGCCGTCCGGCAGCGCCACGGCGACACCGTCGGGATCGCGGTCGACTCCTCGGGGCTGCCGTTCACCGCGCTGCTGCAGTCCGGTGAGCGGATCGACCTGGTCAAGCCGAACGCCGAGGAGCTCGCCGAGGTCGTCGGGGGCGACCCGGACGAGTACGAGCGGGACCTCGAGGCAGCGGTGGCGGCTGCCCAGCGCCTCCGGGAGCGGAACGTCGGTGCGGTCCTGCTGACGCTCGGCAGCGCCGGTGCCGTCCTCGTCACGGACGAGGGCAGCCACGTCGCCGCGGCTCCCCGGATCACGGCCCGCTCGACCGTCGGTGCGGGGGACTCGGCGCTCGCCGGCTACCTGCTCGCCGAGGTCGCCGGAGCGAGCCCCGGACGACGCCTCGCCCAGGCCGTCGCGACGGGTGCGGCCGCCGCGGCCCTTCCCGGCAGCGACGTGCCCGCCCTCGACCACACCGACCCCGACGCCGTCTCCGTCCGGACGCTGGCACCGCACGCGGCGCCGGAACACGTCTGA
- a CDS encoding ABC transporter permease, protein MIARRTVGAADLVRLGVFGLRTRPTRVVLSALGIAIGIAAMIAVVGISSSSKAALDRVLDTLGTNVLTVTKAEGFREAPPLPTTALDSVLRQDHVEGAAAIGKVPEGRVYRNPFVPAAETKGIGVLATSGDLPGVLHGAVASGRWLDTRADAPPQVVLGAAAARALGLETVDADTRLWTGGRWVQVVGVLEPLALAPDLDNQAFVPRGLATELGYDGHPTSVSARVDDALVPDVRALLPAAIEPTTPDDVAVTRPSDALAAKNATDDSFTGLLVGIGGVALLVGGIGVANTMVITVLERRAEVGVRRALGARRRNIRDQFLVESLLLSFLGGIAGVVVGLGVTIAFALAQGWPVAVPLWAVAGGLGATVVIGGVSGLYPAARAARIPPTSALAAV, encoded by the coding sequence TGATCGCCGTGGTCGGGATCTCGTCCTCGAGCAAGGCCGCCCTCGACCGCGTGCTCGACACCCTCGGGACGAACGTCCTCACGGTGACGAAGGCCGAGGGCTTCCGCGAGGCCCCGCCGCTCCCGACGACGGCGCTCGACTCGGTGCTCCGCCAGGACCACGTCGAGGGAGCGGCTGCGATCGGGAAGGTCCCGGAGGGCCGCGTCTACCGCAACCCGTTCGTGCCGGCGGCCGAGACGAAGGGCATCGGGGTGCTCGCGACCTCGGGTGACCTGCCCGGCGTACTGCACGGTGCGGTCGCGTCCGGACGCTGGCTCGACACCCGCGCGGACGCCCCTCCGCAGGTCGTCCTCGGTGCCGCTGCGGCGAGGGCGCTCGGCCTCGAGACCGTCGACGCGGACACGCGTCTGTGGACCGGAGGTCGCTGGGTGCAGGTCGTCGGCGTCCTGGAACCGCTCGCCCTCGCTCCGGACCTCGACAACCAGGCGTTCGTGCCCCGCGGCCTCGCGACCGAGCTCGGGTACGACGGACACCCTACGTCCGTCTCCGCACGGGTCGACGACGCGCTCGTGCCCGACGTGCGGGCACTCCTGCCGGCGGCGATCGAGCCGACGACCCCGGACGACGTCGCCGTCACCCGACCCTCCGACGCGCTCGCCGCGAAGAACGCCACCGACGACTCCTTCACCGGGCTCCTGGTCGGCATCGGCGGCGTCGCGCTGCTCGTCGGAGGCATCGGCGTCGCGAACACGATGGTCATCACCGTGCTCGAACGTCGGGCCGAGGTCGGTGTCCGCCGCGCGCTCGGTGCCCGGCGACGGAACATCCGCGACCAGTTCCTCGTCGAGTCGCTGCTCCTGTCCTTCCTCGGCGGGATCGCAGGGGTCGTGGTCGGCCTCGGCGTGACGATCGCCTTCGCCCTCGCGCAGGGCTGGCCGGTCGCCGTGCCGCTGTGGGCCGTGGCGGGCGGCCTCGGTGCGACCGTGGTGATCGGCGGCGTGTCCGGGCTCTACCCGGCGGCGCGGGCCGCGCGCATCCCGCCGACGTCGGCACTCGCCGCCGTGTGA
- a CDS encoding family 20 glycosylhydrolase codes for MQRGRRRAAEPIPVSIVLDVDTVYAFDPVPGSLTEAERTHVVGGQANTWTEHVDTVSRLDHQLFPRVVALAEALWSADAGPRDVEEFRGCLTEHLARLDALGVEYRHESGPRPWEERPGVPGRPSTREERAASIDAVTANIAV; via the coding sequence GTGCAACGCGGACGCCGCCGAGCGGCCGAGCCGATCCCGGTCTCGATCGTCCTCGACGTGGACACGGTGTACGCGTTCGACCCGGTGCCCGGGTCCCTGACCGAGGCCGAGCGCACCCACGTCGTCGGCGGCCAGGCGAACACGTGGACCGAGCACGTGGACACGGTCAGCCGTCTCGACCACCAGCTGTTCCCGCGGGTCGTGGCCCTCGCCGAGGCGCTCTGGTCGGCCGACGCCGGACCGCGGGACGTCGAGGAGTTCCGGGGCTGCCTGACCGAGCACCTCGCCCGGCTCGACGCGCTCGGGGTGGAGTACCGCCACGAGTCCGGACCGCGGCCGTGGGAGGAGCGCCCCGGCGTCCCCGGTCGACCCAGCACGCGCGAGGAACGGGCCGCCTCCATCGACGCGGTCACGGCGAACATCGCCGTCTGA
- a CDS encoding DeoR/GlpR family DNA-binding transcription regulator — protein MYATERHDAIAAALQSAGRVSVAGLAEHFDVTTETVRRDLDTLESAGVLRRVHGGAVPVGRSSVVELTVAEREGQHGTAKSAIARAAMRLVPPTFTGSIALDAGTTCAAVAAELARWEPATAGATITVVTNSVPIAATLQHSQHVELHLLGGRVRGVTSAAVGTATVEQIGALRPDIAFVGTNGVSAGFGLSTPDEYEAAVKGAYVLAARRSVVLADAAKHGVEALMRFARLDEVDTVVTDQAPPADLAQAFTDADVEVVVA, from the coding sequence ATGTACGCAACCGAGCGGCACGACGCCATCGCCGCTGCGCTGCAGTCGGCCGGCCGGGTCTCCGTCGCCGGCCTGGCCGAGCACTTCGACGTCACGACCGAGACCGTGCGCCGTGACCTCGACACGCTCGAGTCCGCCGGCGTCCTCCGCCGCGTGCACGGGGGAGCGGTGCCCGTCGGCCGGTCGAGCGTCGTCGAGCTCACCGTCGCCGAGCGCGAGGGGCAGCACGGCACCGCCAAGTCCGCCATCGCCCGCGCCGCGATGCGCCTGGTCCCGCCGACCTTCACCGGCTCGATCGCCCTCGACGCGGGCACGACCTGCGCCGCGGTCGCCGCCGAACTCGCACGGTGGGAGCCCGCCACGGCGGGGGCGACGATCACCGTCGTCACGAACTCGGTGCCGATCGCCGCGACCCTGCAGCACAGCCAGCACGTCGAACTGCACCTCCTCGGCGGTCGCGTCCGCGGGGTCACGAGCGCCGCCGTCGGGACCGCCACGGTCGAGCAGATCGGCGCCCTCCGCCCCGACATCGCCTTCGTCGGCACGAACGGGGTGTCCGCCGGCTTCGGCCTGAGCACGCCCGACGAGTACGAGGCCGCCGTGAAGGGCGCCTACGTGCTCGCGGCCCGGCGCAGCGTGGTCCTCGCCGACGCGGCGAAGCACGGCGTCGAGGCACTCATGCGGTTCGCCCGGCTCGACGAGGTCGACACCGTCGTGACCGACCAGGCACCGCCGGCCGACCTGGCCCAGGCGTTCACCGACGCCGACGTCGAGGTGGTCGTCGCATGA
- a CDS encoding DedA family protein has translation MTTAVPSTVAHVGATSASSGPGGGPDPDIGGLTGLVLQVIDTMGEWGVAMMLFIETVFPPIPSEVILPLAGFLGGAGRMDLTLVLVLATVGSYAGALVLYWLGAVIGFERTVRWFGKLPLVDEDDFRKAASWFHRHGRSAVFFGRLVPVVRSLISLPAGADRMHLATFSVFTILGSGLWNSLLVLGGAALGTQYERVEAYTEWIDRAVYLAVAVIVVAFVVRRVRRGRAAARDGGEGRDRSASGRRRASSDGA, from the coding sequence ATGACGACCGCCGTGCCCTCGACCGTCGCCCACGTCGGCGCCACCTCCGCCTCCTCCGGTCCCGGCGGTGGCCCGGACCCCGACATCGGCGGGCTGACCGGGCTCGTGCTGCAGGTGATCGACACCATGGGGGAGTGGGGCGTCGCCATGATGCTCTTCATCGAGACGGTGTTCCCGCCGATCCCGTCCGAGGTCATCCTGCCGCTGGCCGGCTTCCTCGGTGGTGCCGGTCGGATGGACCTGACACTCGTGCTCGTCCTGGCGACGGTCGGCTCGTACGCCGGCGCGCTCGTGCTCTACTGGCTCGGCGCGGTGATCGGCTTCGAGCGGACCGTCCGGTGGTTCGGGAAGCTGCCGCTCGTCGACGAGGACGACTTCCGCAAGGCGGCGTCGTGGTTCCACCGGCACGGCAGGAGCGCGGTGTTCTTCGGGCGACTGGTACCCGTCGTCCGCAGCCTCATCTCGCTGCCCGCGGGGGCCGACCGGATGCACCTGGCCACGTTCTCGGTGTTCACGATCCTGGGCAGCGGGCTGTGGAACTCGCTCCTGGTGCTCGGCGGCGCGGCCCTCGGCACCCAGTACGAGCGGGTCGAGGCCTACACGGAGTGGATCGACCGGGCCGTGTACCTGGCGGTCGCCGTCATCGTCGTCGCCTTCGTCGTCCGGCGGGTCCGACGGGGTCGGGCCGCGGCGCGGGACGGCGGCGAGGGCCGGGACCGGTCCGCGAGCGGTCGGCGCCGCGCGTCGTCCGACGGCGCCTGA
- a CDS encoding PTS fructose transporter subunit IIABC, which translates to MSDTTSPRLISVQLVGLDEDLGATSSDVIRVLADRVAVTGRAADGAALAEDAIAREASVGTGVPGGIAIPHARSASVAEPTLAFSRLARTVPFGAPDGDADIVFMIAVPEGADKDHLTVLSTLARALIRDDFTAALRSAATPQDVVDLVDCEVGGEVSAAGVGSASRASGPATGQEARPGAAAHAATGDASGPATGARKVIVGVTACPTGIAHTYMAADALVAAAQRAGAEMHVETQGSSQVEPLDPDLIARADAVVFAVDVDVRDRGRFAGKPLVSGPVKRGVDEPDAMIAEAIRAADDPRAARVSGSAAEAGTSTAKDEHFGQALKRWLLTGVSYMIPFVAGGGLLIALGFLLSGYGIALTHGDSGQNNAVWTLTNHTLLNLPPEGLAYYLGAAAFQIGGVSLGFLVAALAGYIAYAMADRPGIAPGFVAGSIAVFMNAGFLGGLVGGLIAGAAAYWIGRIPTWRWLRGLMPVVIIPLFASIIASGLMLLVLGGPIAWLMTQLTAWLNSLNGTSVVLLGIILGLMMAFDLGGPVNKVAYAFAVAGLGAGSATNVVPYEIMAAVMAAGMVPPLALALASTVLYRKGFTKPERENGKAAWLLGASFISEGAIPFAAADPLRVIPASMVGAAVTGAISMAAGVTSRAPHGGVFVFFAIDSFLVWVLAILAGTVISALVLVALKKWVRRSPAATDAAAAEAATAGDTVGQRSPVAA; encoded by the coding sequence ATGTCCGACACCACGAGCCCACGCCTCATCAGCGTCCAGCTCGTCGGCCTCGACGAGGACCTCGGTGCCACGTCGAGCGACGTCATCCGCGTCCTCGCCGACCGCGTCGCCGTGACCGGCCGTGCCGCCGACGGTGCGGCCCTCGCCGAGGACGCCATCGCCCGCGAGGCGAGCGTCGGCACCGGCGTCCCCGGCGGCATCGCCATCCCGCACGCCCGCTCCGCCTCGGTCGCCGAGCCGACCCTGGCGTTCTCGCGGCTCGCCCGTACGGTGCCCTTCGGCGCCCCGGACGGCGACGCCGACATCGTCTTCATGATCGCGGTGCCCGAGGGGGCGGACAAGGACCACCTCACGGTGCTCTCGACCCTGGCCCGTGCGCTCATCCGTGACGACTTCACCGCCGCGCTCCGCTCGGCGGCGACGCCGCAGGACGTCGTCGACCTGGTCGACTGTGAGGTCGGTGGCGAGGTGTCCGCAGCCGGCGTCGGGTCCGCGAGCCGAGCCTCCGGTCCGGCCACCGGCCAGGAGGCCCGACCCGGCGCCGCAGCGCACGCCGCGACCGGCGACGCGTCCGGTCCGGCGACCGGCGCCCGCAAGGTCATCGTCGGGGTGACGGCCTGCCCGACCGGCATCGCGCACACCTACATGGCGGCCGACGCACTCGTCGCCGCGGCCCAGCGCGCCGGTGCCGAGATGCACGTCGAGACGCAGGGCTCCTCGCAGGTCGAGCCCCTCGACCCGGACCTCATCGCCCGCGCCGACGCCGTCGTGTTCGCGGTCGACGTCGACGTCCGTGACCGCGGCCGGTTCGCCGGCAAGCCACTCGTGTCGGGGCCGGTCAAGCGCGGTGTCGACGAACCGGACGCCATGATCGCCGAGGCCATCCGCGCCGCCGACGACCCGCGTGCCGCCCGCGTCTCCGGCTCCGCCGCCGAGGCGGGTACGAGCACCGCGAAGGACGAGCACTTCGGCCAGGCCCTCAAGCGCTGGCTGCTCACGGGCGTCTCCTACATGATCCCGTTCGTCGCGGGCGGCGGCCTGCTCATCGCGCTCGGCTTCCTGCTGTCGGGCTACGGCATCGCGCTGACGCACGGGGACTCCGGGCAGAACAACGCGGTCTGGACGCTGACGAACCACACGCTGCTGAACCTGCCGCCGGAGGGTCTGGCGTACTACCTCGGTGCGGCCGCGTTCCAGATCGGTGGCGTGTCCCTCGGGTTCCTCGTCGCAGCCCTGGCCGGGTACATCGCCTACGCCATGGCCGACCGGCCGGGCATCGCGCCGGGCTTCGTCGCCGGGTCGATCGCCGTCTTCATGAACGCCGGGTTCCTCGGCGGCCTGGTCGGCGGCCTGATCGCCGGTGCGGCGGCGTACTGGATCGGGCGCATCCCGACCTGGCGCTGGCTGCGCGGCCTGATGCCGGTCGTGATCATCCCGCTGTTCGCCTCGATCATCGCCTCGGGCCTGATGCTCCTCGTGCTCGGCGGGCCGATCGCCTGGCTGATGACGCAGCTCACCGCCTGGCTGAACTCGCTCAACGGCACCTCGGTGGTCCTGCTCGGCATCATCCTCGGCCTGATGATGGCGTTCGACCTCGGTGGCCCGGTGAACAAGGTGGCGTACGCCTTCGCCGTCGCCGGGCTCGGCGCCGGGTCGGCCACGAACGTGGTGCCCTACGAGATCATGGCCGCCGTGATGGCCGCCGGCATGGTGCCGCCGCTGGCCCTCGCCCTCGCCTCGACCGTCCTGTACCGCAAGGGGTTCACGAAGCCCGAGCGCGAGAACGGCAAGGCCGCGTGGCTGCTCGGTGCCTCGTTCATCTCCGAGGGGGCGATCCCGTTCGCCGCCGCCGACCCGCTGCGCGTCATCCCGGCGTCGATGGTCGGTGCCGCGGTCACCGGTGCGATCTCGATGGCCGCGGGCGTCACCTCGCGGGCGCCGCACGGCGGGGTGTTCGTGTTCTTCGCGATCGACTCGTTCCTGGTCTGGGTGCTCGCGATCCTCGCCGGCACGGTGATCTCCGCGCTCGTGCTCGTGGCGCTGAAGAAGTGGGTGCGCCGGTCGCCGGCCGCGACGGATGCCGCGGCGGCCGAGGCGGCGACCGCCGGCGACACGGTCGGGCAGCGCTCGCCCGTCGCCGCGTGA